The sequence CTTCTTATCTCTCCAAGCAAGTAGCAGAGCTATGATCACGCTGTAGGCTATGTAATAAGGTGTTAGGTCGCCTACGCCTCCTATAAATATAGGTATAAGCCCCCAGCGTAAAACAACGACACTCAACTGTTCCTGCATCTTAAGTATTTCTTGAGTCCCGTATGTTGGTCTACCAACTTCCGTTACACTGGTAAACATGGATAAGATAGTGGGTGACAGCAGCATAATAAAGTACCAGAGTACAATAAATAGGATAAATGCGGCTATAAATATCGCGATCGAGCTTATTATCAAATTAATATGGCTTCGTTTGATACTGCTCATTTCGACACCTTAGACACCATGGGGTCGCATATAACTTTTACCCAAGCTGCAGATTGCCTACCTTACGTCTCAGTAGAAAGTTCTAAATCTTCGGGTCTTGAAGCTGAGCTCTTCTTCTTAAAGAATCTAATCAGGAAGACGCTAACAATAATCGACGTAGCGACTAAAGAGGTAATCAAAGGATTCTTCTGCCAAAAGGATAGAGTGGTGATAGACTGATGGAGAGGTAGGGGAAGCACTTCAATGCTAAGGGAGGCTAACGTCGAACTATAACCCTTCTTTGTTGCGACTACATTTATGTACACTACTCTGGCCTCTTCGTCACTCTTAAGGATCAGCCGCCCTATTCCATTCTGATCAGTTGCGTCAGCCTTTTTGAGCACAACCCCACCTACTATATTCCAGCTAAGGGTAGCATTCTCAATAGGTTTATTCTCGCTACTCACCAAAGCGGTGACTTCTAGAATATCATCAGCATCAAATACTGATGCATTGGTGCTTAACGCTATAGAGAGAGGACGAGGCTTAACGTTAATGCTTAAACTTCCATTAGAAGCAGTATATCCCATCTTCTTAACATTATAGTAGATTGTTACCTTTGAAGGCTCGCTACTCTGGAAGAACGCTTTAACTTCCCCCTCTTTATCGCTTTGATTGCTCTTCACCCTTATATTTCCTTGTGAGGGCTTGAGGGTCACTAAAGCGCCTTCTATTGGTCTACCGTCCTCGGTAACTTTGATCGAAACATCAGCTTCTTCGAATGCTTGCACCTCTGGAGGCGCTTCAACTTGAACGCTTAATGAACGAGGTTTTATCGAAACGCGAAGCTCAGTCTCAGCCACCCGAAATCCGGGTTTGGAAATGAGCGCTTTTATCATATACTCCCCTTCTAGCGGCGTAACAAATATCGCTTTAGCTACACCTTCTGCATCACTTTTTGGTGAGGCGTCTAGGAGTGGTGCTGCTGTAGACCACGTGACTTCTGCGCCACTGAGGGGTTGTCCCTCAAATTGAGCTTTGATGTAAATAGTTAGATGATCATACGTGTAGATTTTAAGAGGGGTGGCGTACATTTTTACTTCTGGTTCAAGTAGAACGAGAGATAGGGTCTTGACAGATGATTGTAGC comes from Nitrososphaerota archaeon and encodes:
- a CDS encoding DUF4198 domain-containing protein, which produces SQYYALSSFYITSDLGNTDITATATNFASATAKIATFKVGASKIYLSIEPSVVIADNSTTQNIFIMLQDMYGYPANAPRDTLIFLSSSNIEIGSLPSSLIIPKNGTFASTYYKKSYKEGITQITAHSEGLQSSVKTLSLVLLEPEVKMYATPLKIYTYDHLTIYIKAQFEGQPLSGAEVTWSTAAPLLDASPKSDAEGVAKAIFVTPLEGEYMIKALISKPGFRVAETELRVSIKPRSLSVQVEAPPEVQAFEEADVSIKVTEDGRPIEGALVTLKPSQGNIRVKSNQSDKEGEVKAFFQSSEPSKVTIYYNVKKMGYTASNGSLSINVKPRPLSIALSTNASVFDADDILEVTALVSSENKPIENATLSWNIVGGVVLKKADATDQNGIGRLILKSDEEARVVYINVVATKKGYSSTLASLSIEVLPLPLHQSITTLSFWQKNPLITSLVATSIIVSVFLIRFFKKKSSASRPEDLELSTET